The window CCTTTTCCTTCTGCACTGGCAAACTTACCTAAGAAATATTCATAAACTCGACCAAGTAAGTCTTTTTCTTGTTTGCTGTGCAATTTAATGGTTGAAATGAGGTCTATCAGTTCTCCTAATCGGCGTTTATCAATCTCAGGGCGGGCATAACGTTTATCTAACACACCTCTGAGTGACGGGTTTTCTTTTTCAATTTCAATCATTGCTTCATCAATATATTGACCGATTTTCGGGTCTTTCGCACGGTCTTTAATGAAGCTCCAACGTGACTGTTTCGGTACCCAGAAAATATTTTCGGCTGTATATTCATCACGATCTTCTTCAAAACCTTCTCCTTCTTCAACTAACTCGTTATACTTCATTTCAAACTTATCAGAAATGTATTTTAAGAAAATCAATCCTAAGACTACGTGTTTATATTCGGATGCATCCATGCTTCCACGTAATTTGTCAGCCGCTTTCCAAAGTGTTTCCTCAAAACCAATCTTTGCTGTGTCCATCATCATGTCTCCTTTTAAATCTAGTAATTATAATCATCGAATACTTCGAATAATTCACTTTCAAATTCATCTTGTTCAGGACCTGTTGACACCCAATCTGGTAACACTTCTAAATAATGGGCTAAAGCTTCTATTGTTTTATGGAAAACCGGTTCATGCTGTGCCTTATCTAAAAGTTCAAGAACCAATTTAAATGTGTCGAGATAAGGTTGATGTTCAGCACGATTCAGCATGTTCCGAAATTTTTCAATTAGTTTGGCTTTTTCAATAGCATGTTCTATTTGATTCAATTCCTCTTTGTCATAAACCGGCACTTCAACAAGATCATTTTCTTCCCCAATGAGGAACTGTTCTTCATATTTCGTGATAATAGGCTGTAAATCCCGCTTTAATTTTTCCTTTTGAATCTCCAGTTTATCTAAATCAGTTAATTCTTTTGAAAAGTATTTAGCGTCTATGCCAAAAATTTGTTCCAACGTAGGTAAATGTTTTTTAGAGATCTTTTGCTTTCTTTTAATCCAAAGATTAATATTTTGCTTTTTAATTCCAAGCTTTTCGGCCAGTTCAATTTGCTGCATACCATAAAGTTCAAGGATGTATTCTAAACCTATCAATTGATCACCTACCAAAATATTGTCCGAGTCAATATAGTTATATTGTAATAGGTAAATAGTTTCCAGTCAATAAAATTACTACTGTTTAGTAATATTAATCAATGGCCACACAATGACTAAAAAATATTGATTGATAAAAGTTTTTAATTTAGCAGAATTAATAAAGAATGTCGTTTTCTAATAAGAAATGGATATCTATCATTGTTGAAAATCAGGTTTGACAATTAAAATCTATTTTTATATTCTATTAATAGAACATATGTTCCATATTTTTTTAGGAGGTGATATTTATGCCCCATTGGAGAAAGGTATAAAACTGGCCAACATTCTCCCGCAAATGCGCATTATGAATGGGATGGCTATACAGATGGCTCATACTCGCCAAGTCCTACACTGAAAGAGAGAAAAATGATGTTGGAAAAAGATGAAGTTTTTCCGCTATCCATTGTGATCAAGGTGGATAATGGAGAATGACATCAAATGCTAAAAGAAATTAAAGATACTAATCTAGCATGGAGAAGCATGCCTCCTAGCTAAATGAGTAAAATTGCTTGTTTTTATATTTATAACCTCGCCAAGAATAGATGATTCGTATAACCCCAAAAAATGGTTCTTCATATTTTCCTTATATTCACTTCATTTTGAATAAAATGAATCATATACAATCAAATCTTATTTTCGTTGCATTTCTCTGCACTTGTATTTCTTTCGTACATAGTCTTCCCGCATTATTGATAATCAACCCAACAACATATAACCAATTTTCATTAAATGAAAGGACGTAGACTATGCTTTATAAATCTCGAACTAGATCTAAAGAATTGCTGATCATGGAGCTTTTAAATACTAGAATGGATTTATCTAGCAAGGACAAACAGTATTACCACTCTTTACAAAAGGGTTATGAAGGGGAAGTTTTATTTGATGCCTTAACAGAGAAGCTTCAATGTGAATGCTTTATTTTAAATGACTTACTACTTAATATAAATAATACCAACTTCCAAATTGATTCTTTAATTATAACTTCAGAGAAAATTTATTTATTCGAGATCAAAAATTATGAAGGGGATTATTATTACGAATCAGATAAGTTGTTCAAAATAACCAAATCCGAAATTATTAATCCTCTTCACCAATTGAGTAGAACTAATTATTTATTGCGCCAGCTACTCCTTAATCTTGGCTTTAATCCTCAAATTGATGCTTCGGTTGTTTTTATTAATCCTAATTTCACCCTATATCAAGCACCTCTCAATAAACCATTTATTTTTCCTACTCAACTAGACCAATATTGGGACAAACTTAATACCAAACCTTCAAAGTTAAATAGAAAACACAAGAAACTAGCGGATCAACTTATTTCTTTACATATAACTGAATCGCCTTATCAACAGTTACCATCATATGATTATGAACAGGTACGAAAAGGGATCACTTGTGTTCAATGCAAGTCTTTTTCTATCTCCATAGAAGGAAGAAAATGTGTATGTAAGGAATGCAGACATGAAGAATTAGTTACTGCTGCCGTAATGCGGAGCGTAAAGGAATTTAAGCTTCTTTTTCCAGATCATCGGATTTCTACAAATGCAATTCATCAATGGTGTCAAATAATACCATCTAAAAAGAGAATTAGAAGAATTCTAAACAATAATTTTAATCAAGTAGGAGTTCGTCAATGGACTTATTATGAGTAATAAATGGAAAATAAGGAGTATATATCCTTTAGTTATACTGTATTGTTCTTATCTTGTCCTTCATTAACAGTATGATGGTCATTTCTCTTGTTTCCTATCTTGTTTATGTCCTTCAGGAGTCCTATGAAGGACTTTTCTTATGCTTTCTATCTTCATTATGTCCTTCAAAAGCCTCATGACGGACATTCATCATCTACAATTTCTTCTTTTTGGACTTCATCGCCTCTATGAAGGACATTTACAAATGTTATTAGTTATTTTTTGTCCTTCACAGTGGCATTTCTCAAAAATCCATCTACTAAGCTATCTCCAAAAACCGCTATTCACTTATGATACGGTTCACCTCTGTTGATTTTAAAGGCTCGGTATATTTGCTCTAGTAAAATGAGGCGCATGAGCTGGTGTGGGAAGGTCATTTTGCTGAATGAGAGGGATTCGTTTGCCCGTGACATGACGGTTTGACTTAAGCCGAGTGAGCCGCCGATTACAAAGGCGATTTTGCTTTTTCCATAGGTTGCTAGCTTATCTAAGCTTTCGGCCAACTGTTCAGATGATTTCATCGTTCCTTCGATCGCTAACGCAATGACATAGGTGTCTGGGCTTATTTTGGCTAAAATTCGTTCTCCCTCTTTTTCCTTTACTTGTTCCATTTCTTGTTCGCTTAATGATTCTGGCGCTTTTTCATCTGGGAGCTCAATGATGTCCACTTTCGCATATGGTGAAAGCCGTTTTAAATATTCGTTCATGCCCTGTTTTAAATACTTTTCTTTTATTTTTCCGATTGAAATGATATGGATATTCATGTAACCAACCTCCGTTATGTACGTTTCCCTACTATAGCTTTATCCACAATTCAGTTGTGCACATGCCATCCCCATTTTAAGAACAAGTTACCCACAAGTTTTATCCACAAATGTGGATAAAACTTGTGGGAGCTACGATCCAACTATATAAACAGCAGGTTTTTCGCACAAATCACATGTTGTGGATAAACTGTGATTATCTTTAATTTTTTGAATATTCGGTGCTGTTTGTTTTTCATCTACAAACATGTCAATCGCTATTTCAATATGTTCTTCACAGCATTTCATCCATTTTCACTCTCCAATCATTTTTGCATTTTTATGCGAGATGCTCAAAACCTTTCGTCAAAT is drawn from Bacillus alveayuensis and contains these coding sequences:
- a CDS encoding 23S rRNA (pseudouridine1915-N3)-methyltransferase (product_source=KO:K00783; cath_funfam=3.40.1280.10; cog=COG1576; ko=KO:K00783; pfam=PF02590; superfamily=75217; tigrfam=TIGR00246) — protein: MNIHIISIGKIKEKYLKQGMNEYLKRLSPYAKVDIIELPDEKAPESLSEQEMEQVKEKEGERILAKISPDTYVIALAIEGTMKSSEQLAESLDKLATYGKSKIAFVIGGSLGLSQTVMSRANESLSFSKMTFPHQLMRLILLEQIYRAFKINRGEPYHK
- a CDS encoding hypothetical protein (product_source=Hypo-rule applied; pfam=PF08378; superfamily=52980,57783); this translates as MLYKSRTRSKELLIMELLNTRMDLSSKDKQYYHSLQKGYEGEVLFDALTEKLQCECFILNDLLLNINNTNFQIDSLIITSEKIYLFEIKNYEGDYYYESDKLFKITKSEIINPLHQLSRTNYLLRQLLLNLGFNPQIDASVVFINPNFTLYQAPLNKPFIFPTQLDQYWDKLNTKPSKLNRKHKKLADQLISLHITESPYQQLPSYDYEQVRKGITCVQCKSFSISIEGRKCVCKECRHEELVTAAVMRSVKEFKLLFPDHRISTNAIHQWCQIIPSKKRIRRILNNNFNQVGVRQWTYYE
- a CDS encoding transcriptional regulator with XRE-family HTH domain (product_source=COG1396; cath_funfam=1.10.260.40; cog=COG1396; pfam=PF01381; smart=SM00530; superfamily=47413); this translates as MIGLEYILELYGMQQIELAEKLGIKKQNINLWIKRKQKISKKHLPTLEQIFGIDAKYFSKELTDLDKLEIQKEKLKRDLQPIITKYEEQFLIGEENDLVEVPVYDKEELNQIEHAIEKAKLIEKFRNMLNRAEHQPYLDTFKLVLELLDKAQHEPVFHKTIEALAHYLEVLPDWVSTGPEQDEFESELFEVFDDYNY
- a CDS encoding CxxH/CxxC protein (TIGR04129 family) (product_source=TIGR04129; pfam=PF14116; tigrfam=TIGR04129) translates to MKCCEEHIEIAIDMFVDEKQTAPNIQKIKDNHSLSTTCDLCEKPAVYIVGS